In Theileria equi strain WA chromosome 3, complete sequence, the genomic window GGAATGAACAAAATTGGTACGAGTAATACTACATATACGACTGGAGTTTCTAATGTTTTAAGCGAGTTTGAGAAATCAAAAGATTTCAAAAAGATGTGTCTTTCGCTCTCTTTGGAGAATGTTAGTGTGTACGTACCCCCAAAGATGATAATAGTTGCTGATGGTAAGAAGATTAAGGATAATTCATCACTGGAGTTTACACTTGTTGCAGATAGAAATTTGGATTGCATCTTAACAGATCTACCATATGCTATAATGATTTTGTCCGACGCAAGCCAAGTGAACCGAGTCGTTCCAAAGTTAAAAAGAAGCCAGGAATCTATCGCAAGTGTTAGCACTAGAGCATCAATACTTTCAACAGAAGGTTTAGATGATTCTACAGATAAACCAGATACTCAGTCTAAAAAGGACCCTGCAGGATTGATGAAGTACTTTTTAACGATTAATGATAAGGATGGGTGTAGACATAGATCCTACAACGAATTGTATACTGAGCTTGCATTAGATTCGAATCAAATGTACAACGCATTTAGGAAGAATGTCAAGTCATCTCTTTACAAATTAAGATTTGGAGTCATATCATCTTCTAATTTTGCATTCGATGGAGCGTATTCTGATCTGCATTTGGTGGTAGATATTGGTGGAAAAGAGAATAGGGGATACCTAAAAAACCACAAGGAGAGATTACTCTCCAATATATATCAGATTTACGAGCGTGAAGTATTCTTACCAGAGGATTCACAGATTAATATAAAAGTGATTGCTTCAGAGGAGTTACTTACTGGTGATGTAACTGAGCATGTTCTTGGTTCGGCTTCGATAGATCTTGAAAACAGATGGTTTAGCAAACAATGGCAGCATATGATTCGCAAGGATTCGGTTCCGATCGAAAAAATATTATTGTACAAGGACGGAACTGTTCAGGGTTATGTTAACGTAATTGTTCAACTGGTAAAATTTGAGAATTTTACAATGCTAAGGCCTCTGACATTTAACAGACCACCGACATCTACGGTAGAAGTTAGACTGGTAATATGGTCTACTAGGAACGTTTCTTTGGGTTCGTCTGAGAATGGTAAATCCGGCGGAATGTTAGATTTGTATGTGGTATCTAGGTTAGATTGTCAGGGATATCGTGGTAACCATCCTCTGGAACAAAAGACAGATATTCACTATAATTGTGATCATGGTAATGCTTCATTCAATTGGAGGATAGTGTACCCGGAGATAAATACCCCTACTGGTGCATGTCACTTGCAACTGTCTGTCTATGATTTTTGGAAGGTCGGTGCTCCAATATTTATAGGAGAGGTTAACCTAGAACTGAGACCATATATTGATGTTGTATCTACTACATCCAACAAGGTACAGATTGACGGTGAATTGCCACTCTGTAATGCGGGGAAATCTACCCCTCACGGATTTATTCAATTATCGCTATACGTTCTTACTCAGTCAGAAGCTACAGCAAAACCGGTATGTTTGATGCTGTGGAATTATGCTTTATAGGTTGGACTCGCTAGAGAAGAGCCAAACTGCAACCCTCATTTGTTGGTTCCTCGCTCTGGGCGTCAGTGGCAAGACTGGTTGGCTCACACTGGACTATCGCTTGATTTTAGCGGATTTGTTTTTTACGTAGGTCATCTAGTCTATAATACGCATTGCTACAGATTCGGATCGTTGGAAGTTTTGTACTATTcctatggatatttttcatatcATTCATATATCCTTCACTTTTAACATaaattatttaaaatggGTCAAATTGACCAAAATCATCTGTGTTATCCATGCGTTTTTCTGAAGCGGGCTTGGTGTCAAAGTCATCCATATCACCTAGCAAGTCAATATCTGCAATTGAGGATGAGTATTGCAGGGAATTTATGCTCTTTGTCGTCGGTACCTTTTCGGGTTTTGATGGGATATCCCCTGGCGTATCGAAAAAGTCGATAAGGAGCAGGTCATCCTTCTTGGCTGCCGGTTTTGCTGGAGCGCTTGGTTCAATGTCTAGGAGAGATGGTTCGCGTGTGGGTTCCTTGACTCtttgaacaaaattttgatcAGCTTCTGGCTGTGTACCTACTGTATATAGAGGTACCTTTCGCATGATTTTATCCAGTACTTCAATTTCTGACTCTAGAATAACATCTAGTTCACAAGCTCTTTGCTGTAACTCCGCATTTGCTTGTCTCttgaattttttgattagTTTGCGTAGCCTCTCCCGTTTTGAGGGTATTCGTTGTGTAAGTTTTCCTACACATGTAAGCAGGTACTCGCTGCTGGTTAAATTTCCTTGGACATTTGCCATTAACCTTTTGGCTATTAATTCTATgatttccataatttttTCGCTGTTATCAACGTCTACTCCATTGGGTACAACGTTCTCCAGAGGTAGTGGGTCCGTTTCAATAGTGAACAAATCATCAGTTGCCACTGGAGTCTTTTTTGGAGCGTCAAAATCCAAGAGATCCTCTATGTTATCTTCAACACTCTTTGTTTTTTCCAGAGGAACAAAATCAAGATTAAGGAGATCTGTGCTTTCTGTGGCATTAAGTTGCGGCTTTTCTTCAACCAAAAGGTTATGGGCGGCAACAACACTTGATCTTGGAGTAGACTGTACCGATTTTGGTAGTTGTGATTCGACCAGATAATCTCCAAATTCACCAATACACCAAAGTGATGCTTTAACAAGTGCTTCTTGTGCCATGTTATTCTTCACAGAAGAAAACAAGGAGATAGTTGTGCTTACTTGGGCCTCTTTTGGCGCTTTCAGGGCTAATGCGATAAAATTATTTAGAATATCATCCGATACAGAATTTCCAGCAATAGTGAATATTTTGACCATTGTTCCCAACATATATTCGTAATCTTGAGAGTGTGTAATAAGCGAGTGTGTGATTTTGGACAGAGCTTCTCTTTTCAGATCTCTGTCCGCAACTAGAAGGAACTCAAAGAGATGTTGCATAAGTGGTTTTATGGTATCACTACCTACCAACTTTAGAGCAACATTAAGGGCTCTTTTACGTATAGAAACATCAGGTTGTCTGAACGATTGAACAATTATGGACCAGTTTGAATCTCCATATTCTAATTTAACATTATGTACATTATTAAGTATTCCAAGGGCGATATACTTTATATTGTTGTTATTTCCGCACATGAATTTATTTACAACGTCTTTTCCTAGTTGGTTGAATTTCTCATTACCAAATTCAGAATACACCGCACGTATGCATTCGTAAAGCAGAGAACATCCAGCATTACTGTTTGCATTCGTGACATTGATTATTCCATATATAAGATCATAGAATTCATTCTGTAACTCTGAAGTTTGTGGACATTTGGCGTAGACCAATTTAATGAGGGACAATAGTTTAACTTGCAAGAATGGATCATTAATACCGCTTGATACATATTCAACATTATGACCAAGTGAAGAGCTATTTCCTCCATTTACAACTTTTAGAGAATTTACCATAATCTTAAAAAGGGCTGGAAAATCACAGCATTGAGCAAAATATTCGATAAGAACACTGGTCAAGTTCAGTCCTGCATAAATGACCCCGTGATTGTAGTCGTTGAGTAACGTAGGGACGTGTTGTAAATAAGTTTTCGCTAAATCCAGAGATGCGAAATCAGGAGTCAAGTTTATCTGTCCCACTTTACGCAACATACGCGTTGCACAAACAGCagttttcttctttatgTTGGGAACGTTTGACCTTAGCAGGTTTTCAATTTCATATTGCAGATCGCGTAACATCTCGATTGTACCTATATTTGCCAGTGCTCTTAACGCCAATTCACACACATAGGGATTGGGACTGTTGAGATCCATTTTGATGGAGTTTGTGGCCAACATTAGGACTTCGCTTTCCTCGGTTAGCAGGAGGTTCAGAGCCAAGTATCCAATCCTTTTGTCTGTGAATTTGCTTGACGCAATGAGTTTGATGCATTCGATTTGCCCAAAGTTGGTTGGGTATCCCAGTAGGTGTATAAAGAGCAGTTTGGAGACATTTTTGCGCCGTGAGACAGAAGTTTCATCATGTAGAGAGCTTCTAATCTTTGCACACTCTTTGGCCAGTACAGCGCGCTCTTCAGCGGCTGTTTTTGAGCTTCTAATGTTGCGGACTAGTTCTTTCACTGACCCTGCCATTATGTAGACATTTGAGCAGCCTATTCACACATACAGCCAAATTTGTTGCAAAACCTCGAATGTGTGTATGCATACGCCTAGTCAGTTGAGCCCAGGATTTGTAGAGATACCATACACCATCGTCTCACACAGCTGTGATTTAGAATGGCCACGAACGATGGGTACGGCCTATGGGGAAGCGGAGAGCAGAAATTTGTTGACGGTTTCTTACCATGGGGAGTACACATCCATTTTAATATTATCGCATATCGTATAAAGTTTCTTGTAGTGCCGCTTGAAGGATGACGAGCTCATAATTCCACGTGTTCCCCTATAGGTCTAATTTTGCAGGAACGGATCGTCAATATTCTGATAAAATGAAGGCTAGGAACGTAACCGGGCCAGAAGAGCTCCATGAGATGATAGATGAGTCGGATTCGACGGACAACTCCAGCGATGAGGACTACAGAGAAGGGGATAGACTGCTGCCTTCCAGAAAACGGAAGATGCAGCGAACTTTTACTACAACCAAGAAAACAAAGAATGAATCGCATAACTGCTCAAGGCTCTTTGAAATCgtgatgatgaagaagcaCGCCAAGTTGTCCAGCTGTCTACAGCGCATCTACTTGACTCTATCATCGTCACAGAAATATACAGTTATTGCCGATGTTTTGAGCCTCATCTGCGAATGTGCGGGGTTTAGACAGCTGTCTATAACCAGCGAAGATGTTGAGGAAGAGTCTCCGTCCGCAGAGAGTTCCGTGGATATCGATTACGACAACTTTGACTGGTTTTCTCTGCACATGTATTATACTACTCTCCCAGAATCTGTAACGTATGAAAACGTATGCGCTCCAATTGAGGATCGTAGGGATATTAGTGTATCCATATATCCCAGCATATCGGATTTGGGTAAGAGCAAGAGGGGAAGATCAATTAGCAGCAAGTTTTATTCCCTATGTAATGAACGTGCAAAGAAGATATCAAAGTGTTTAGTTGTCGAAAATGGATGGGCTATAGGATTTGGAGGTAAAAACCCCGCTTACTTGCGTTTCAGAGAATTTTTTCGACATTTAGTTGCAAATGCCGATCTCCATCACTTCAAGGATTTGCTCCTGTTACTCCAGTGGATTTTTGCACTCAGCACATGTGGTTACAGGTCCGTACGCACACTTTCGTGTATAGCATGTAATGAGATTCTGGTTGGTCTCTTGCTTAAGCTCGAATCCATTAGCAAAGATGAGTCAGTATATACTAAACAGTTGAGCGTAGAAGTTGCATTGGACAAAAAAACACATGAAAGAATACATGGGACTTCAACTAGCCACATCTCACTAACAAACTCTACAATAGAATTATGGAAACGCCTAAAGTTGGCGAATATGACACGTTTTGTAATACAAAGTTTTTCAATGATAGTATTTGACGTACACTTCAAATCAAAGTTGTACGATGTTTTGCCAGATATTCGGGTTATCACATCTTATTATTTGTTAAATTGTCTAGTGTTAAATAAAAGTAtgttttcatcaatatatCACACAACTACTGCATATGCAGTACTTTGTGATGTAGATCCTTGTACAAGGTTATTACTTTTAAGATATCTTTTCCTCTCATCTGAAGATGTTAACTTGGATATCATCTCAGGGATATATCATAATCTTGATCATGTTGATCAGTATGCACTCCAGATGGTCGAACTTTTGCTTTTAAAACACATGTCAAGATTAGATGATGGAAGCAAGGATAAGGAATATCCAGTTGTTTTAGTGAATGCTGTAAAAACTTTATCGTGGCGTTATTCCGAATATTTGTCTATTTTGTTCGCAAAAATTTTTATGCCAAACATTTCAATGGGAATTCCTCAAATACCAAAATTGTTTACTATTGAAGGTTTGAAgcaaaaatacaagaatTTACTCACAATTGATAGTCTACTAGTTTCAAGGTATAATTCTTTCGCACAGAACATTGCTGGATTTACGACAGGTAGTCTTTTGAGGTATGATTTAGATCAGCAGTCTACAAGGGAAGAGGCTCTTTTGGGTTTCATTTCATCATTCATTGACTTTACGGACAGATTTACTGATGTTAACGCGGATGCATTTGTATATAACCTTGTAAAGGGATTTTGGTCGTTTAGTAACATATTCTACGATATTGCTCTGATGCTCAAGGTATTATGCAGAGGTGGTAGTTTGTCTTGCAACACAACATTAGAAGAAAAGACACAAAAATCTCTCTTACAAATCATTCTTGTTAGTTTTGAGAATATGTTAAAGGACCCACAGAAATTTGACGCCGAATTGAGAAGTGCTGTGAGTGTATTCACAGCAAGCTTAAACACACTCTTTAGGCTGCATAGGGCAAATGTTTCCAATACACTTGTGATTTTACAACTACTTGAAATGGTCCTTGTTTTGGTAGGAAAGTTGGGTATACGTACAACTGTAGACTTGGTACACACTATTGCAGAAAATATTCCGGATATGCTTACTGGCACTCATATGGTTTGTGTAAAGCCATGCGTCCGCTCGCTTTCACACATTAAAACATACGAATCTACCATAAAGAACATTTATACCCAATATATTGCATCAATAGGACCTTTTGAGGAGTTGaaaaatgcagaatatgtttcaaaatttgtaatgtaTCTGTTACACTATTTTCCGTCCCTGGAGATTGAAGATGATTTTGTCAAGAGAGTTTGTAATAAACTTGATATTTATGATCAGACTTATATTGCACTTGCCTCTAGTTTATTTGAGGCCCATATATTCAAGTCTATTATCAGTAAAGCTGGATATCTTGATGATTTGTACATTTCTTTGAGAAATAAACTTTTATCCCTGTTATGTTCTGTGGACTTTAAGTCTCATACCCACTTTGATaattttgttttgttttcaaCAATTTGTTCATTAATTCAACTCACCAGTTTGGTGATTACGCAAATTAGTTCTTTAGAAGATATGCCAGCGAGTGTAGAGGATGTATTATCTGAGTTAGCCCTAAAGTTTGGAAGCATTGGTTTTAAGGATAGGGATACACCAAGTCTTGTGCTATCTTTAAAAAATACAGGTTCAACTACAGTTTTAGATTCTTGTATTCAAGAAGGATATTCCGTAAAAAAGCCGATTGACATGTGTACATCTATCTTTTATCAAGTGTCCAGCACTTTTAATGCACAAATTTACTCTTCGGTTACATCCTTATTGCTCCTGTTCCAGGTTGGAAGTACGAATGCAGCAATTCGCAAGGCTTCCATTGATTACATTAATTTTTTGCAAGGTCTGGATAATAGATTATTTTTTGCTTTACTCTTGCATATTCTCATTGGATTATACGAAACTTGTAATAGGGACGCATTGGAGATGTTTTTAGATGCATTTGTTCCTAATATAACAATTTCGGGTGATAATACGCAGTTGGAGGTTATGTTGCACGCTGGTCTCTTGTATGTTTATTCAAGAGAGAGCAACTGGGATTTTTTGCAAGTGATGACTTCACTTGTAAATATACTAGGTTATAGAGGTGAAAAGTTTACATCCAGGCTAATAACTGAAGCTACAAGGACCCTTGCACTAAACATACCCGGAATATCCAGTTTTACTGTTTTATTGTATGCAGAACCTACAGAAGGTATTCTAGAATCCTTTGAGCCGGAAATTTCCTCATTTAACAAGTGCTTTGATACTATCAAGGGGAAAATAGGCGGAATGAAGTTTACCGATTTGTGTAAtgtattttatcaaaaacCCCGCATAAAGAACATTCAAAAGTCTAACAAAGTAACTAATGAAAAACAAGTAAATGACGCATCAACAGAATTTTCACACCAGTCAACACCAATGGTTCAATTTAGGTCTGAACGGCCCTTGGAAACACCTAGATCTGTGCTTGAGGAATTTACTATTGAATCAACGCCAGGGTCAATTGGAAATACTTGCGTTGAATCCCCAGTACCAATTAGGACTTATAGTAAAAAATCGCACGATTATCATCCACCAAGTGTTGGTCTACGGTGCAAATCCATAACCCCTATAGAACTTAAGGACGATGATTTAGAGTTGGAGGATATTCAACAAATTGAGGAGTATGAACCAGTTGCTGAGGGATTCGCATCTGATTCCGTTACTACAAAAAGTTCTTGTATACCATCAACCTTGTATAAATCAGATTTCTTGACATCGACAATAGATTTGGATGATTCGCCATTTTTGGACTTTGAGAGCCCGTCACCATTTAATTCAGTTGAATTTTTTTAATATAGAAACATTTACACGTTAAAATACTTAGTAGGGTCTACCTTGGTTAAAGTTGAATGTCTTTGATCTTTTTCTTAGTGATTTTCCGTGAGGACCTCCACCACCACGTCCCTCACCTTTTCGGTATGCATTTAGTAGATTAATGTCTACATGTGCGGCATCAAACGTTCTTGCTTCTCCAAGTCTTGCTCTGaattccttttctttatcTCCCTTCCACCACAAGTTTAGTTTGAGATTGTCCTTGACTTGGCTATTTGCAAAGTTTTGACATTCGGGGATCAAATCTGCAGAGTTTATGGGCATTGTACATGTTCTTACCATTTGCTGGAGGAAGATAGAATGGAGAGAACCTCCTGTACTCTCTAGCTTGTTTCTTCTCGGACTTTTCCTTTCCAAGCAAGTGTTTATAGACTGCAAACATTGGATCCTTTTTGCTCATTTCCGagtagtagattttccAGGGCATTTGTAGCTTTCTAAACTCTGGGTTTTGTTTGTAAAAGTAAAAGACAGATCTGAGTCTTTCTCCGAGCTGTGATCGAAGTTGCTCGGGTGTGGTATTGAGAATATAGTTGTCAAAGCCTCCTTCTTCCGTTATTGCATGGAGCGCTAAATTAGGCATTATAGACAAAGGGTCGTACTTACCGCTCGTCGTGACTCTGACATTTGGAACTGTTGTATTCAACATGTGCGATTCAAAATCCTTTTTAAAGACATTTGGCTTGAGCTTTATTCTGGTCTTTTGGAGTGAGTATGCGACCTTGGTGTAGTAGTTGTAGTCCTCATCGTGGTATAGACCTACATATAAGTATAAAGGCTGGGTGTACGCTTACCGGTCTGTGAAGACGCAGACGGAACGCGCCCGTATGCCTTCACTGGGATGGGATGGATGACTTGGGTCTTCTTGAACCCCTTCCTTTGGACAAATCCTACATGTAATATTAGTGTGTGAATTTACAGGTCAATTTTAGCGTGAAATTAGCGATACCAACCATTTAGACGAATGTATTTGCCAAAGAGCGAGGGATGGCGGGGCATCTGGTATATCTAGGCCCTCAAGAGACTAGATGTATGTTACAATTATGCGCAAATCGGCACTTTATGCAGAGATATTGGCATGTAAAGACAGTTTTGGAGACGGGTTGAGAAATGGCCGTCTTGTGCGCTCTGGCACCACGAGACAGATGGAATACGATAAAGTTGGTCCAAAGGGTTAATTTTGACCGGGAACCCACTATATAAAATGGCGAATTGTGGCCGTAAAAAAAAGGGGGCAGTAGATTTAGACGGAATTCACGGGTTTTGAGGTGCTTTGTGGCTCCGGAACTCAAAGGTTGGCGTGGAATCCTGATGTTTGTCGAGGGATACTTTGGTTTTTGTCGGTCCCATAATCTTCCGCCTCCGTTTGATGGGTTTTTGAATCATGGGGCAGATTCGCCCTTTACCCCTTTTTTCATTACACATCCTGAATGCATGTTTAATTGAATTATCTTCTTTGCATTGCTGAAGTAGGAAGTTCTCAACTTTCTGATTTTAGTTTTGGACAATCGTTAGGCGTAGTTTTTTACTCTTTTAGCGTTGCCTAAGATGGAGGGACTTGATGTAGCGTCCGTCGCTATTACCTCTACGGTTGTTGCCTTATCTTTATctttttttcttcttcgCTTTTACTTAAATACCACGGTCAATTGTGGTTCCTTCACTGCTGTAAGTTTATTCATGTCCACCCACATCTTTGCATGAGATTCTTCACCAtacatcttctttttaGAGGGACCTCGACAAGCAACCTTTGACCAAGGAAAAGCTCAGTTTGAAGGTGTTGAAGGCTACCTTGACACATGTGAAGACTGTTTACACCTACCTCTTCCTCACCGTTGTCGTTCTCGGAGGACTCTTGGTTTTGTTCGACAACAAGGCTGTTTTGTGCATCACATTTTTGGCAGGTGGTTTGACATGTATGCTCAGTGGCTTCCTCGCCCTTGTCCTCTCCGGTAAGGCGCCCGCTAGGGCCATCCACCTCTCCTCCAAGTCTAAGCATGAGTCATACTTGCATCTCCACGGTGTTGCTGTAGCTGTAGCAACATCCACCTTGCTTGTGAACTTGGTCACCTTG contains:
- a CDS encoding adaptin, gamma, putative (encoded by transcript BEWA_004790A), which codes for MAGSVKELVRNIRSSKTAAEERAVLAKECAKIRSSLHDETSVSRRKNVSKLLFIHLLGYPTNFGQIECIKLIASSKFTDKRIGYLALNLLLTEESEVLMLATNSIKMDLNSPNPYVCELALRALANIGTIEMLRDLQYEIENLLRSNVPNIKKKTAVCATRMLRKVGQINLTPDFASLDLAKTYLQHVPTLLNDYNHGVIYAGLNLTSVLIEYFAQCCDFPALFKIMVNSLKVVNGGNSSSLGHNVEYVSSGINDPFLQVKLLSLIKLVYAKCPQTSELQNEFYDLIYGIINVTNANSNAGCSLLYECIRAVYSEFGNEKFNQLGKDVVNKFMCGNNNNIKYIALGILNNVHNVKLEYGDSNWSIIVQSFRQPDVSIRKRALNVALKLVGSDTIKPLMQHLFEFLLVADRDLKREALSKITHSLITHSQDYEYMLGTMVKIFTIAGNSVSDDILNNFIALALKAPKEAQVSTTISLFSSVKNNMAQEALVKASLWCIGEFGDYLVESQLPKSVQSTPRSSVVAAHNLLVEEKPQLNATESTDLLNLDFVPLEKTKSVEDNIEDLLDFDAPKKTPVATDDLFTIETDPLPLENVVPNGVDVDNSEKIMEIIELIAKRLMANVQGNLTSSEYLLTCVGKLTQRIPSKRERLRKLIKKFKRQANAELQQRACELDVILESEIEVLDKIMRKVPLYTVGTQPEADQNFVQRVKEPTREPSLLDIEPSAPAKPAAKKDDLLLIDFFDTPGDIPSKPEKVPTTKSINSLQYSSSIADIDLLGDMDDFDTKPASEKRMDNTDDFGQFDPF
- a CDS encoding hypothetical protein (encoded by transcript BEWA_004800A) encodes the protein MKARNVTGPEELHEMIDESDSTDNSSDEDYREGDRLLPSRKRKMQRTFTTTKKTKNESHNCSRLFEIVMMKKHAKLSSCLQRIYLTLSSSQKYTVIADVLSLICECAGFRQLSITSEDVEEESPSAESSVDIDYDNFDWFSLHMYYTTLPESVTYENVCAPIEDRRDISVSIYPSISDLGKSKRGRSISSKFYSLCNERAKKISKCLVVENGWAIGFGGKNPAYLRFREFFRHLVANADLHHFKDLLLLLQWIFALSTCGYRSVRTLSCIACNEILVGLLLKLESISKDESVYTKQLSVEVALDKKTHERIHGTSTSHISLTNSTIELWKRLKLANMTRFVIQSFSMIVFDVHFKSKLYDVLPDIRVITSYYLLNCLVLNKSMFSSIYHTTTAYAVLCDVDPCTRLLLLRYLFLSSEDVNLDIISGIYHNLDHVDQYALQMVELLLLKHMSRLDDGSKDKEYPVVLVNAVKTLSWRYSEYLSILFAKIFMPNISMGIPQIPKLFTIEGLKQKYKNLLTIDSLLVSRYNSFAQNIAGFTTGSLLRYDLDQQSTREEALLGFISSFIDFTDRFTDVNADAFVYNLVKGFWSFSNIFYDIALMLKVLCRGGSLSCNTTLEEKTQKSLLQIILVSFENMLKDPQKFDAELRSAVSVFTASLNTLFRLHRANVSNTLVILQLLEMVLVLVGKLGIRTTVDLVHTIAENIPDMLTGTHMVCVKPCVRSLSHIKTYESTIKNIYTQYIASIGPFEELKNAEYVSKFVMYLLHYFPSLEIEDDFVKRVCNKLDIYDQTYIALASSLFEAHIFKSIISKAGYLDDLYISLRNKLLSLLCSVDFKSHTHFDNFVLFSTICSLIQLTSLVITQISSLEDMPASVEDVLSELALKFGSIGFKDRDTPSLVLSLKNTGSTTVLDSCIQEGYSVKKPIDMCTSIFYQVSSTFNAQIYSSVTSLLLLFQVGSTNAAIRKASIDYINFLQGLDNRLFFALLLHILIGLYETCNRDALEMFLDAFVPNITISGDNTQLEVMLHAGLLYVYSRESNWDFLQVMTSLVNILGYRGEKFTSRLITEATRTLALNIPGISSFTVLLYAEPTEGILESFEPEISSFNKCFDTIKGKIGGMKFTDLCNVFYQKPRIKNIQKSNKVTNEKQVNDASTEFSHQSTPMVQFRSERPLETPRSVLEEFTIESTPGSIGNTCVESPVPIRTYSKKSHDYHPPSVGLRCKSITPIELKDDDLELEDIQQIEEYEPVAEGFASDSVTTKSSCIPSTLYKSDFLTSTIDLDDSPFLDFESPSPFNSVEFF
- a CDS encoding hypothetical protein (encoded by transcript BEWA_004810A), with translation MPRHPSLFGKYIRLNGFVQRKGFKKTQVIHPIPVKAYGRVPSASSQTGLYHDEDYNYYTKVAYSLQKTRIKLKPNVFKKDFESHMLNTTVPNVRVTTSALHAITEEGGFDNYILNTTPEQLRSQLGERLRSVFYFYKQNPEFRKLQMPWKIYYSEMSKKDPMFAVYKHLLGKEKSEKKQAREYRRFSPFYLPPANDLIPECQNFANSQVKDNLKLNLWWKGDKEKEFRARLGEARTFDAAHVDINLLNAYRKGEGRGGGGPHGKSLRKRSKTFNFNQGRPY